From the genome of Triticum aestivum cultivar Chinese Spring chromosome 3B, IWGSC CS RefSeq v2.1, whole genome shotgun sequence, one region includes:
- the LOC123066699 gene encoding B3 domain-containing protein Os03g0212300-like, which yields MEGDAVLRQKFFKILLPGSFESSLSLPPKFAARLDRPPVLAVATLRDPTGRSWHVGLVRHGAAGLRFDGRGWRSFVAGCGLSAGQLLVFDHLGDLDFAVEPFDTSGCSSYFDGERGSTTNIDDDDAAPDVEESGSDNHHHGRSPSRSSLPATTGTKRRKKLSPANASPAGSCGQSSSDDGALRLGIEQPFHLQYMELTKTFCARVGWAESCTAELSVAGRGDRRWEVSVRVGSKGGMIMAGWEGFAWDNGLRISDVCVFRPADTGDQVVQAKC from the exons ATGGAGGGCGACGCCGTACTACGGCAAAAGTTCTTCAAAATACTCCTGCCGGGCTCCTTCGAGTCTAGCTTG TCTCTGCCGCCCAAGTTCGCGGCGCGCCTGGACCGGCCGCCGGTGCTCGCCGTCGCCACGCTGCGCGACCCCACGGGCCGGTCGTGGCACGTGGGCCTCGTCCGGCACGGCGCCGCGGGCCTGCGCTTCGACGGGAGGGGGTGGCGGAGCTTCGTCGCCGGCTGCGGCCTCTCCGCCGGCCAGCTCCTCGTCTTCGACCACCTTGGCGACCTCGACTTTGCCGTCGAGCCCTTCGACACGTCTGGCTGCAGCAGCTACTTCGACGGCGAGCGTGGCAGCACGACGAAcatcgacgacgacgacgctgccCCCGACGTGGAGGAGTCCGGCAGCGATAACCACCACCACGGGCGGTCCCCCTCACGGTCGTCACTGCCGGCGACGACCGGgacaaagaggaggaagaagcTCTCGCCGGCCAACGCCTCGCCGGCCGGCTCCTGCGGACAGTCGTCGTCGGACGATGGGGCGCTCCGGCTGGGCATTGAGCAGCCGTTCCATCTGCAGTACATGGAGCTGACCAAGACCTTCTGTGCCCGCGTGGGATGGGCCGAGTCGTGCACCGCGGAGCTGAGCGTGGCCGGCCGCGGCGACCGGCGATGGGAGGTGTCTGTGAGGGTCGGCAGCAAGGGCGGCATGATCATGGCGGGCTGGGAGGGCTTCGCGTGGGACAACGGCCTCAGGATCTCCGACGTCTGCGTCTTCAGGCCCGCTGACACCGGCGATCAGGTGGTGCAAGCCAAGTGCTGA
- the LOC123067956 gene encoding uncharacterized protein, whose translation MCFTDEPTKPGVTNPERSMQIFSVKVEKIYGDLHWPLNVFGIVAVRDDLDHLRNIIFEHKRDNCQTINEEDPHLVLTGPARAPVTLFGPMHFDITLKVKCSNELEDKDLSLLGFRYECCESINYQARERQPAKQQTHATATERTGPPRAAGELEVAAPFFSRTARRQPEGSVQRRGGALFGHGVGADGGASAIGMGGARKSVPFIKQKERCAILSRYEEKRATAAPCPLPKLSKLSQQKENLPEEPKQHHPAQAAVSSAASRGRSRAACASKERSTPEGINMEEHGFRFQFTFPEPDYGEYGADFGEEEECLPRQRKPPEVRNALREKRVAFRQKTGQHHTKDWAALRKYNRANNTKFELVEVPVIREFWEFGGGCIHYNFTAKQAEDRHHSANADSTKLFFSEVNSAFHGEKDVVLCCIVGEHDNGHCYGCEGFKPTVVHPSSQAYGGGSSTCIDFARSDGSSESD comes from the exons ATGTGTTTCACGGACGAGCCGACGAAGCCTGGTGTTACTAACCCCGAGCGTAGTATGCAGATCTTTTCAGTTAAAGTTGAGAAAATATATGGGGATTTACATTGGCCGCTGAATGTGTTTGGCATCGTTGCTGTGAGGGATGACCTGGATCACCTTCGCAATATTATCTTTGAGCACAAAAGGGATAACTGTCAAACTATCAATGAGGAG GATCCACATTTAGTATTAACAGGTCCTGCCCGTGCTCCTGTGACTCTTTTTGGGCCTATGCATTTCGATATCACGCTGAAAGTGAAATGCAGCAATGAGTTAGAGGACAAAGATCTAAGCCTGCTAGGCTTTCGCTACGAGTGCTGCGAGTCGATCAATTATCAAGCGA GGGAACGCCAGCCAGCAAAACAACAAACGCACGCTACGGCCACGGAGCGAACTGGACCGCCACGCGCTGCAGGGGAACTTGAAGTGGCGGCGCCCTTCTTCTCCCGCACGGCGAGGAGGCAGCCGGAGGGCAGCGTACAACGGCGCGGTGGCGCCCTTTTCGGGCACGGTGTGGGAGCGGACGGTGGCGCCTCCGCCATAGGAATGGGCGGCGCGCG GAAAAGTGTGCCATTCATCAAACAAAAAGAAAGATGTGCTATTTTATCAAGGTACGAGGAAAAGCGTGCTACCGCCGCCCCTTGCCCGCTGCCCAAGCTCTCGAAGCTGTCCCA GCAGAAGGAGAATTTGCCAGAGGAGCCAAAGCAACACCATCCTGCTCAAGCTGCAGTCTCATCCGCTGCTTCCAGGGGGAG GAGCCGAGCTGCATGTGCTTCCAAGGAGAGGAGCACTCCTGAAGGTATCAACATGGAGGAACATGGATTTAGGTTTCAGTTTACTTTCCCTGAACCTGATTATGGGGAGTACGGCGCCGATTTCGGTGAGGAAGAGGAGTGTTTACCGAGGCAGAGGAAACCTCCGGAAGTAAGGAATGCACTCCGTGAGAAGAGAGTCGCGTTTAGGCAAAAGACTGGGCAGCACCATACAAAAGACTGGGCAGCCCTGCGTAAGTACAACAGAGCAAACAACACCAAg TTTGAGCTGGTGGAGGTGCCAGTAATCCGTGAGTTTTGGGAGTTTGGAGGGGGCTGCATCCATTACAACTTCACGGCTAAGCAAGCAGAGGATCGTCATCATTCTGCTAATGCCGATAGCACCAAGCTCTTCTTCTCTGAGGTCAACTCCGCTTTCCATGGCGAGAAGGATGTAGTTCTATGCTGTATCGTTGGAGAACATGATAATG GGCATTGCTACGGCTGCGAAGGCTTCAAGCCAACCGTTGTTCACCCTAGCAGCCAAGCTTATGGCGGTGGTAGTAGTACTTGCATTGATTTTGCTCGTTCAGACGGAAGCTCAGAGAGTGATTAA
- the LOC123066700 gene encoding uncharacterized protein, with protein sequence MADRPGDSWHKENLPEEPKQHHPAQAAVSSAASRGRYARSRAGWASKERSTPCIRSQAAYASKERSTPEGVNMDEHGFRFRFNFPRPKYEYGTLDFGEDDEDECLPRQRKPPEVRNALREKRVAFRQKTTRLHAKVALRKYNRANSTKFELVEVRVIRQFWEFGGGCIHYNFTAKPQDQHSADDDSTKLFFSEIDSPFHGENDVLLCCIVGENDNGHCHGCEGFKPTVVHPSSQAYGGGSSTCIDFAGSDGSSESD encoded by the exons ATGGCGGATCGGCCGGGAGATTCGTG GCACAAGGAGAATTTGCCAGAGGAGCCAAAGCAGCACCATCCTGCTCAAGCCGCAGTCTCATCCGCTGCTTCCAGAGGGAGGTACGCAAG GAGTCGAGCTGGGTGGGCTTCCAAGGAGAGGAGTACCCCATGCATCAGGAGCCAAGCTGCTTATGCTTCTAAGGAGAGGAGCACTCCTGAAGGTGTCAACATGGACGAACATGGATTTAGGTTTCGGTTCAATTTCCCTCGACCCAAATATGAGTACGGCACCCTGGATTTCGGTGAGGACGATGAAGATGAGTGTTTACCGAGGCAGAGAAAACCTCCGGAGGTAAGGAATGCACTCCGTGAGAAGAGAGTCGCGTTTCGGCAAAAGACCACGCGCCTCCATGCCAAGGTAGCTCTGCGTAAATACAACAGAGCAAACAGCAccaag TTTGAGCTGGTGGAGGTACGAGTGATCCGTCAATTTTGGGAGTTTGGAGGGGGCTGCATCCATTACAACTTCACCGCTAAGCCACAGGATCAGCATTCTGCTGATGACGACAGCACCAAGCTCTTCTTCTCTGAAATAGACTCCCCTTTCCATGGCGAGAATGATGTGCTCCTGTGCTGCATTGTTGGGGAAAATGATAATG GGCATTGTCACGGCTGCGAAGGCTTCAAGCCAACCGTTGTTCACCCTAGTAGCCAAGCATATGGCGGCGGTAGTAGTACGTGCATTGATTTTGCTGGTTCAGACGGCAGCTCAGAGAGTGATTAA